The Arachis ipaensis cultivar K30076 chromosome B10, Araip1.1, whole genome shotgun sequence DNA window aaaaggtaaacaattttgaaaatattagaAAGAATCCTAGTAATATTGTGAAAATTTATTATAAAGAAATAGTAATGATAATAAAGAGTTAGTTGATGTATTATATTGATTCTTATTCCAGGTCACATTTTATTTGATGTGTGGCATGTGCAAGATTTGAATGGCAACAAAATTAAAGTGAAGGGTTGGTTGTGCGTATAAAATGTGAAGCCCACACCCACACACACTTCCATAACACATATGTTACCTTAGAACACACCATGGCTACCACCATCATCACCACACCCTCAAGAGATAATAATAATGAACCTGACTACGACAGCAGCTCCTCCTccgtcaccaccaccaccaccctcccTGAATCCACCCGCAGCTGGATGAGCAACCTCAGCTTCAGCAGCCTCCGCCGCCAGAGCTCCGTCTCCGTTTTCTCGTCGTCCTCCGCCATCACAGACACCCCTTTGTTTCTGACTTCTTCTTCTCTCCAAAGCAAGCCGCACAAGGCAAACCAAGTTGCATGGGAGGCCATGCAGCGGCTCCTCAGCCACCACGGGCGCGTGGGGCTGGACCACTTCCGGTTGCTGAGGCGGCTGGGGAGCGGCGACATAGGGAACGTGTACCTTTGCCAGATAAGGAACCCGGTGGTGGGGCTTCCGCAGTGCTTCTACGCCATGAAGGTTGTGGACAGAGAAGCACTTGCCATAAGGAAGAAGCTTCATAGAGCGGAGATGGAGAAGGAGATTCTTGGAATGCTTGATCACCCTTTCTTGCCAACTTTGTACACTCAGTTTGAAGCTTCTCATTACTCTTGCTTGCTCATGGAGTTCTGCCCCGGCGGCGACTTGTACGCCGCTCGCCAACGCCAGCCCGGGAAGCGCTTCTCCATTGCTTCCGCTAAGTAAgcactttctctctcttattaCATGTTTTAACTAAATCATATTTAATATATGCATGATAGAATGGTGCTAATTAAGTTAAGAAATTGATAGATTCTATGGAGCGGAGACACTTTTGGCGGTAGAATATCTTCACATGATGGGGATAGTGTACAGGGATTTGAAGCCGGAGAACGTTCTGGTGAGGGAAGACGGCCACATAATGCTATCGGATTTCGATCTCTCTCTCAAATGCGACGTCGTTCCCAAGCTCCTAAGGACAAAAACCACCACCAGATTGGAACGCA harbors:
- the LOC107624329 gene encoding protein kinase PINOID 2, translated to MATTIITTPSRDNNNEPDYDSSSSSVTTTTTLPESTRSWMSNLSFSSLRRQSSVSVFSSSSAITDTPLFLTSSSLQSKPHKANQVAWEAMQRLLSHHGRVGLDHFRLLRRLGSGDIGNVYLCQIRNPVVGLPQCFYAMKVVDREALAIRKKLHRAEMEKEILGMLDHPFLPTLYTQFEASHYSCLLMEFCPGGDLYAARQRQPGKRFSIASAKFYGAETLLAVEYLHMMGIVYRDLKPENVLVREDGHIMLSDFDLSLKCDVVPKLLRTKTTTRLERTIKSTKTRSCATAPIQPVLSCFSLSSSRNKKRSPTVTTVITENANQVEELDPELVAEPIEARSKSFVGTHEYLAPEVILGQGHGSAVDWWTFGVFLYEMLYGRTPFKGENNEKTLLNILKMPLVFPRIAVTSSKEYEEMVKVQDLISKLLVKNPNKRIGSCMGSLEIKRHDFFKPLNWALIRSIKPPEVPNHINNNILRSRVFMPSRLTKKERDQPYKLSHHHFQYF